In Flavobacterium sp. N3904, one DNA window encodes the following:
- a CDS encoding GNAT family N-acetyltransferase — protein sequence MVNRNFTPFPILTTERLTLRQLSIEDGQAIFALRSDAEINKYLGRQPSRTIEDAIHFINKINDSIRKNDSIYWAITLTSSEIFVGTICLFDFSNEKNSCEIGYELMTKFQGQGIMKEAAEVVIDYAFQALNVQKIVAFTHFENQNSTKLLAKLNFVKSKETDKENPDLIIFNLTP from the coding sequence ATGGTAAATAGAAATTTTACGCCTTTCCCAATTTTGACAACCGAAAGGCTAACTCTTAGGCAATTGTCAATAGAGGATGGACAAGCTATTTTTGCTTTGCGTTCTGACGCAGAAATAAACAAATACCTAGGCAGACAACCAAGCAGAACAATTGAAGACGCAATACACTTTATCAACAAGATTAATGATAGTATACGAAAAAACGATTCGATTTATTGGGCAATAACTTTAACCAGCAGCGAAATTTTTGTTGGTACAATTTGTTTATTTGACTTTTCAAACGAAAAAAACAGTTGCGAAATCGGGTATGAATTGATGACAAAATTTCAAGGACAGGGAATAATGAAAGAAGCGGCAGAAGTAGTCATTGACTATGCTTTTCAGGCTTTGAATGTTCAAAAAATAGTAGCGTTTACTCATTTTGAAAATCAGAATTCAACCAAACTTTTGGCCAAACTTAATTTTGTAAAATCCAAAGAAACGGATAAAGAAAACCCTGATTTAATTATTTTCAATTTGACACCCTAA
- a CDS encoding FAD-dependent oxidoreductase: MKKFENSAASWIVCPECQGRGKKSRGLSDKARRQYKIAFDQFEKTNGEGMAPVPPKGHLYSCSNCKGSGLVPSDTPPLADTENYPHVAIIGGGIGGVALAVACLHRGIPFTLYERDSNFEARSQGYGLTLQQASKAIEGLGIFSLEDGVVSTRHLVHTTEGKVIGEWGIRKWMQSDAKTFLKRTNVHIARQSLRFALLEQLGGHEAVQWGHHLIDFAAGDGEGVELTFEVGGNLKIAKADLVVGADGIRSSVRRLLIGEDVTPLRYLGCIVILGICPLSALEGVDSSLLDSATVFQTANGNERIYIMPFTADSVMWQLSFLMSEEEAKALSAKGPQALKEEACRRTQWHDPIPSILATTQEAQISGYPVYDRELLQPELLTKGGPVTLIGDAAHPMSPFKGQGANQALLDALTLARGIARGCRPLSQWRKAGIRKSVLTDFESEMLERSASKVQDSAAAAEFLHSEIVLHEGDEPRGRCLKKKDG, encoded by the coding sequence TTGAAAAAGTTCGAAAACTCAGCTGCAAGCTGGATTGTTTGTCCCGAATGTCAGGGGCGTGGCAAAAAAAGTCGAGGCCTCAGCGACAAAGCGCGACGCCAATATAAGATTGCATTCGATCAATTTGAAAAAACGAATGGAGAAGGAATGGCTCCAGTTCCTCCCAAGGGTCACTTATACTCTTGCTCGAATTGTAAGGGATCAGGTTTGGTTCCATCTGATACTCCTCCTTTGGCAGATACAGAAAACTATCCGCACGTTGCTATTATTGGTGGCGGTATCGGTGGTGTGGCGCTTGCTGTGGCTTGTTTGCACCGCGGCATTCCTTTTACCCTTTATGAGCGCGATAGCAATTTCGAGGCAAGATCTCAGGGCTACGGACTTACGTTGCAACAAGCAAGTAAAGCGATCGAGGGATTGGGTATTTTCTCTTTAGAGGATGGGGTGGTTTCAACAAGACATTTGGTTCATACTACAGAAGGAAAAGTGATTGGGGAATGGGGAATAAGAAAATGGATGCAATCGGATGCAAAAACGTTTCTCAAACGTACCAATGTACATATCGCAAGGCAATCTTTGCGTTTTGCGCTGTTGGAACAACTCGGCGGACACGAAGCGGTTCAATGGGGGCATCATTTAATAGATTTTGCCGCAGGCGACGGTGAAGGTGTCGAGCTGACTTTTGAAGTCGGAGGTAATCTTAAAATAGCAAAAGCTGATTTAGTAGTTGGAGCCGATGGTATTCGTAGTTCGGTGCGCAGGTTGCTGATTGGAGAGGATGTTACTCCTTTGCGCTACTTGGGTTGTATTGTGATATTGGGTATTTGTCCTTTGAGTGCTCTCGAAGGGGTGGATAGTTCTTTGCTCGACTCGGCCACCGTATTTCAAACTGCCAATGGCAATGAACGGATCTATATAATGCCTTTTACGGCAGACTCGGTAATGTGGCAACTTAGCTTCCTAATGTCCGAAGAAGAGGCAAAGGCATTAAGTGCGAAAGGGCCTCAAGCGCTAAAAGAAGAAGCGTGTCGTAGAACACAGTGGCATGATCCTATTCCAAGTATTTTGGCGACGACACAGGAAGCTCAAATTTCTGGCTATCCCGTTTATGATCGAGAATTACTCCAGCCAGAATTGTTGACCAAAGGAGGGCCAGTGACGCTGATTGGCGATGCGGCTCACCCCATGAGTCCATTCAAAGGGCAGGGGGCCAATCAAGCGCTCCTAGATGCGCTCACGCTGGCTCGGGGAATTGCAAGAGGATGCAGACCTTTATCACAATGGAGAAAAGCAGGAATTAGGAAAAGCGTATTAACGGACTTTGAATCAGAAATGTTAGAACGTTCGGCTTCCAAAGTCCAAGATTCAGCCGCCGCCGCCGAGTTCCTACATTCCGAAATTGTGCTTCATGAGGGAGATGAACCAAGAGGCCGCTGTCTAAAGAAAAAAGACGGATAA